A single window of Sphingobium sp. SCG-1 DNA harbors:
- a CDS encoding acetyl-CoA C-acetyltransferase yields MAEAYIIDACRTPRGTGKSDKSKLASLHPQQLAATVLRALAKRTKIDTADIDDVIWSVGIPLGKQSKNLGRMAAMDAGYNIGVSGVTLARACGGGITTVNFATASIMAGMEHLIVAGGSEMMSYTNTLPPDTLGIGCGNPSLRHHHPQPHQGVAADAIAAMEGIDREALDRLAVESQRRAAIAIQEGWFEKSIVPISAEDGTVLLAQDEHPRPQTTYESLAGLRPAFEEAADSPGGPDGTTNRELINEVYRDLQWTGAHHAGTSSGVVDGAAALLIASGDYIEKHRLKPRARIVSYVNHGDCPTLMLNGPVPAAKKLLEKVGLTKDKIDLWEVNEAFAVVLEKFIRDLDIDRDKINVNGGALALGHPIGATGSILIGTLLDELERRDLKRGVVTMCAAGGMAPAILIERA; encoded by the coding sequence ATGGCCGAGGCCTATATTATCGATGCATGCCGCACACCGCGCGGAACCGGTAAGTCGGACAAGAGCAAGCTTGCCTCGCTGCATCCGCAGCAACTTGCCGCGACAGTCCTGCGTGCATTAGCAAAACGCACCAAAATCGATACCGCCGATATCGACGACGTAATCTGGTCGGTGGGTATCCCGCTTGGCAAACAGAGCAAGAACCTGGGACGGATGGCTGCGATGGACGCAGGTTATAACATCGGCGTCAGCGGAGTAACGCTTGCCCGCGCCTGCGGCGGCGGTATCACGACTGTGAACTTCGCTACGGCGTCGATCATGGCAGGAATGGAGCATTTGATTGTGGCCGGCGGTTCGGAAATGATGTCCTACACCAATACGCTTCCCCCCGATACGCTCGGCATCGGCTGTGGCAATCCCAGCTTGCGTCATCATCATCCTCAGCCCCATCAGGGTGTAGCTGCCGATGCGATTGCCGCAATGGAGGGTATAGACCGCGAAGCACTGGACCGGCTGGCAGTGGAAAGTCAGCGGCGGGCGGCGATCGCAATCCAAGAAGGCTGGTTTGAAAAGAGCATCGTTCCGATCTCTGCGGAGGACGGAACCGTGCTGCTCGCCCAGGACGAACATCCGCGTCCCCAAACCACCTATGAGAGCCTGGCCGGGCTGCGGCCTGCATTCGAGGAGGCAGCCGACTCTCCGGGTGGACCGGATGGTACGACCAATCGTGAACTGATCAACGAAGTCTATCGGGACCTCCAATGGACAGGTGCCCATCACGCCGGCACCTCGTCGGGCGTAGTAGACGGCGCGGCCGCTTTACTGATTGCTTCGGGCGACTATATCGAGAAGCACCGTCTGAAGCCGCGCGCGCGCATTGTCTCCTATGTCAATCATGGCGACTGTCCGACGCTGATGCTCAATGGCCCGGTTCCGGCAGCAAAAAAGCTGTTGGAGAAAGTCGGCTTGACCAAGGATAAAATTGATCTTTGGGAAGTGAATGAAGCGTTTGCGGTGGTCTTGGAAAAATTCATCCGCGACCTCGACATCGACCGGGATAAGATCAACGTCAATGGTGGCGCTTTGGCGCTCGGCCACCCGATCGGAGCAACGGGCTCGATACTGATAGGTACTCTGCTGGACGAACTGGAGCGCCGAGATCTCAAGCGCGGCGTTGTGACAATGTGCGCCGCTGGGGGGATGGCGCCCGCCATCCTCATCGAACGGGCTTGA
- a CDS encoding enoyl-CoA hydratase-related protein, protein MHVVLEMHDRVALVTLSRPDRLNAMDSEMGRLFDRVMVEVALDDQVRAVVLTGAGRAFCAGADMQRLSDFSQSGEGPTLPERGKAQGKYQALEGIAPPELLNRYSAPQAIPKPVIAAINGPCAGVGLALAVMCDIRLASRNAYFLAPFANRGLVAETGLASSLAAVVGFAAATDMLLSARKIFIEEALRIGLAQQVHDQSTLVEKAVAYADEMARLTSPRTGGIIKRQLWRARATSYADALADSMDETRACMQTEDFREGIASFKEKRPPRFTGR, encoded by the coding sequence ATGCATGTCGTATTAGAGATGCACGATAGAGTAGCGTTGGTCACTCTGAGCCGCCCCGATCGGCTTAATGCCATGGACAGCGAAATGGGGCGTCTCTTCGACCGGGTGATGGTTGAAGTCGCACTGGATGACCAAGTACGAGCCGTCGTCCTGACCGGCGCTGGGCGGGCCTTCTGTGCCGGTGCGGACATGCAGCGACTGTCCGACTTCTCGCAATCGGGCGAAGGGCCGACACTACCGGAGCGGGGGAAGGCTCAAGGCAAGTATCAGGCGCTTGAAGGCATAGCGCCGCCCGAATTGCTGAACCGCTACAGCGCGCCCCAAGCGATACCCAAGCCAGTGATCGCGGCGATCAACGGACCCTGCGCCGGAGTTGGGTTGGCGCTCGCGGTGATGTGCGATATCCGCCTCGCCTCGAGAAACGCCTATTTTCTTGCGCCCTTTGCGAATCGCGGGTTGGTGGCAGAGACCGGCCTCGCGTCTAGCCTTGCGGCGGTCGTAGGGTTCGCGGCGGCTACCGACATGCTGCTCTCCGCGCGCAAAATATTCATTGAGGAAGCGTTGCGGATCGGTCTGGCTCAACAAGTTCATGACCAATCTACATTGGTCGAAAAAGCGGTGGCCTATGCCGATGAGATGGCGCGACTGACATCGCCACGCACCGGAGGCATCATCAAGCGCCAGCTCTGGCGTGCGCGCGCTACCAGTTATGCCGACGCGCTGGCAGACTCAATGGACGAAACGCGCGCCTGTATGCAGACCGAAGACTTTCGTGAAGGCATAGCATCTTTCAAGGAGAAACGTCCGCCGCGCTTTACCGGACGCTGA
- a CDS encoding SDR family NAD(P)-dependent oxidoreductase: MKNSELLAGKRALVTGASSGIGHYFARLLADHGAQVIAGARRVAMLDTLAAEIKAAGGQCKIVLLDVADKASVTAAVEQIGVCDILVNNAGIVRDGSALLQTEEDWDAVLDTNLKGMFIMSQAIAKGMKERGQGTIINIASVLGLRQAGGVSSYAVSKAGAIQLTKTLALEWARFGIRVNALAPGYLATEINANLWKSDPGKALINRIPQRRLGQLEDLAGPMLLLASEQSAYMTGSVITVDGGHLVSSL; this comes from the coding sequence ATGAAAAACTCTGAGCTGCTTGCCGGGAAGCGTGCCTTAGTGACTGGCGCATCGAGCGGGATTGGCCACTATTTTGCACGGCTCCTCGCCGATCATGGCGCTCAAGTCATTGCGGGCGCGCGCAGAGTAGCCATGCTGGATACGCTTGCTGCTGAGATCAAGGCAGCTGGCGGGCAGTGCAAGATCGTTTTGCTCGACGTCGCGGACAAAGCTTCGGTGACTGCGGCCGTCGAGCAGATCGGGGTCTGCGACATACTGGTCAACAACGCAGGTATAGTGCGGGACGGCTCGGCGTTATTACAGACTGAAGAAGATTGGGACGCAGTGCTGGACACCAATCTAAAGGGCATGTTCATAATGTCGCAGGCCATAGCGAAGGGCATGAAGGAGAGAGGGCAAGGAACGATTATCAACATCGCGTCAGTTCTTGGCCTGCGACAGGCAGGTGGAGTATCGAGCTATGCGGTTTCCAAGGCCGGCGCCATACAATTGACCAAAACACTGGCATTGGAATGGGCGCGTTTTGGGATCAGGGTCAATGCTCTGGCTCCCGGCTATCTCGCGACCGAAATCAACGCAAATCTGTGGAAGAGCGACCCGGGCAAAGCGCTCATCAACCGTATTCCGCAGCGGCGCCTGGGCCAATTGGAAGACCTTGCCGGGCCGATGCTCCTACTAGCGTCTGAGCAGTCGGCATATATGACTGGCTCAGTTATTACGGTGGATGGCGGCCATCTCGTGAGCAGTCTTTGA
- a CDS encoding CoA transferase subunit A: MARKIYDDAAEALAGLLFDGMAIAAGGFGLCGIPETLIEAIKRSGTKGITAVSNNAGVDDFGLGKLLRTHQINKMISSYVGENAEFERQYLSGELEIEFSPQGTLAERMRAGGAGIPAFYTRTGVGTPIAEGKELREFSGEKYVMEKGIVADLAIVKAWKGDEFGNLVYRKSARNFNPMVATCGRVTVAEVEHIVPTGSLDPDTIHTPGIFVQRLILATMNEKRIEQRTIRQEVR, from the coding sequence ATGGCGAGAAAAATATATGACGATGCCGCCGAAGCCCTAGCCGGTCTGTTGTTTGATGGAATGGCCATTGCGGCGGGCGGTTTTGGTTTGTGCGGCATACCCGAGACGCTGATTGAAGCGATCAAGCGGAGCGGCACCAAGGGCATTACTGCGGTATCAAACAATGCAGGGGTGGATGATTTCGGGTTGGGCAAATTGCTCAGAACCCATCAGATCAATAAAATGATATCGTCATATGTCGGCGAAAATGCCGAATTCGAGCGTCAATACCTATCCGGCGAACTGGAGATCGAGTTTTCACCGCAAGGGACACTGGCTGAGCGCATGCGGGCAGGGGGGGCAGGGATCCCGGCGTTTTACACTCGGACAGGTGTTGGGACGCCGATCGCCGAAGGCAAGGAACTGCGCGAATTTTCGGGCGAGAAATATGTCATGGAAAAAGGGATCGTTGCCGACCTCGCAATCGTGAAAGCCTGGAAGGGCGACGAATTCGGCAATTTGGTCTACCGCAAATCGGCGCGCAACTTCAATCCCATGGTTGCAACGTGCGGCCGTGTAACAGTGGCGGAGGTCGAACATATTGTGCCTACAGGGTCGCTTGATCCTGATACCATTCATACCCCGGGAATTTTTGTTCAGCGGCTTATCCTCGCCACGATGAACGAGAAACGGATCGAGCAGCGCACGATTCGTCAGGAGGTCAGGTGA
- a CDS encoding 3-oxoacid CoA-transferase subunit B — protein MNEARSGWDREGMAARAAREMQDGFCVNLGIGIPTLVANHIAPGIDVTFQSENGILGIGPFPTEPEVDPDLINAGKQTITEIDRTSYASSAESFGMIRGGHIDLSVLGAMEVAQNGDLANWMVPGRVVKGPGGAMDLVAGVRKIIVLMDHLAKDGTMKFRKTCTLPLTGTNVVDVLITSLAVFSRMDRQAPFQMIELAPGISAAQVRASTEAYFEEKL, from the coding sequence ATGAACGAAGCGAGATCCGGCTGGGACCGTGAGGGCATGGCGGCGCGCGCGGCACGCGAGATGCAGGATGGGTTCTGTGTGAACCTCGGCATCGGCATTCCCACTTTGGTCGCCAACCATATCGCACCGGGGATCGACGTGACCTTCCAATCTGAGAATGGCATTCTTGGTATCGGGCCCTTTCCAACCGAACCTGAGGTGGACCCGGACCTCATCAATGCAGGCAAGCAAACCATCACCGAAATCGACAGGACAAGCTATGCATCCTCTGCGGAAAGCTTTGGCATGATCCGTGGTGGTCATATCGATCTTTCGGTACTCGGAGCAATGGAAGTGGCCCAGAATGGCGATTTGGCAAACTGGATGGTACCGGGCCGAGTGGTGAAGGGGCCGGGCGGAGCTATGGATCTGGTGGCCGGTGTTCGAAAAATCATAGTGTTGATGGACCACTTGGCCAAGGACGGCACCATGAAATTCCGGAAGACCTGCACCTTGCCGCTTACCGGAACCAATGTGGTCGACGTGCTCATCACCAGCCTGGCCGTGTTCAGTCGGATGGACCGGCAAGCGCCATTCCAGATGATCGAATTGGCGCCGGGCATCAGCGCCGCACAAGTCCGCGCATCGACCGAGGCATATTTTGAGGAGAAGTTGTGA
- a CDS encoding SDR family NAD(P)-dependent oxidoreductase: protein MGALCRDHGFPGRNRAARAHRGYSAAKAGVVALADVLREETMPYEMGVTSACPGPVPTRIDETTRAAGSSRPDRNLQPSDAPRVLSASVVAQGIVDAVKNNIPTGSRTATSGQERRDGSKS, encoded by the coding sequence GTGGGCGCGCTATGCCGTGATCACGGCTTCCCTGGCAGGAATCGAGCCGCTCGCGCGCATCGGGGCTATTCCGCCGCGAAGGCAGGAGTCGTCGCACTGGCGGACGTGTTGCGCGAGGAAACGATGCCTTATGAGATGGGCGTAACTTCGGCCTGTCCCGGTCCGGTCCCAACCCGTATCGACGAGACGACGAGAGCGGCCGGAAGCAGCCGACCCGATCGAAACCTTCAGCCATCCGACGCCCCTCGGGTACTCAGCGCCTCCGTCGTGGCACAAGGCATAGTCGATGCGGTGAAGAACAATATCCCTACTGGATCTCGCACCGCAACTTCCGGCCAAGAACGCAGAGACGGTTCGAAATCTTAA
- a CDS encoding SDR family oxidoreductase gives MLIVAAGSFPGYGMLAWGPTLLVRIHGMTLADIGLSFGITVASALVLGNLLGGYLADRGGDMDPRYYLRIAGAGPMGEGFAAQGCKVILADIDEDRLQKVVGEIAGEVITSPLDISNREAWAQVKIDVENRFGPVDILCNNAGIGACGNTLADMPPEHFGRMIRIHLTAVYNGIHCFVAGTTDRGRAMP, from the coding sequence GTGCTGATCGTCGCTGCCGGATCGTTCCCGGGATATGGTATGTTGGCATGGGGGCCGACGCTGTTGGTCCGCATTCATGGCATGACATTGGCGGATATCGGCCTCTCGTTCGGTATCACAGTGGCCAGCGCGCTGGTCCTTGGCAATCTACTGGGCGGCTATCTGGCAGACCGTGGCGGCGACATGGATCCACGCTACTATCTCCGGATTGCCGGGGCCGGTCCGATGGGCGAAGGGTTCGCCGCCCAAGGCTGCAAAGTCATACTGGCCGATATCGACGAAGACCGCCTGCAAAAGGTTGTCGGAGAAATCGCAGGGGAAGTGATAACGTCGCCGCTTGACATCTCGAATCGAGAAGCATGGGCGCAGGTCAAGATTGACGTCGAAAACCGCTTCGGCCCGGTCGACATCCTGTGCAACAATGCCGGTATCGGCGCTTGCGGCAACACACTCGCAGACATGCCGCCCGAGCATTTCGGTCGCATGATCCGCATCCACCTTACCGCAGTATATAACGGCATCCATTGCTTCGTCGCCGGCACGACCGACCGTGGGCGCGCTATGCCGTGA
- a CDS encoding MFS transporter gives MTPATRPFARNCIMAVLCLVAVANYIDRQIVGILLEPIKREFGVSDTAMGFLTGLRFAGFYAAAAIPLAWLSERKPRSKVLAGCVIVWCLLTGLGGLAQTFWQLAFTRVGVAVSESGGIPASHLITSEMYEPNLQARAIAVLSGAQSIVMGLGFALGGWLSQAFDWRLTFILVGVPGLLLALPLLFMKDIPRGKSDRIAEAIENMSFKETFKTL, from the coding sequence GTGACCCCAGCCACCCGCCCCTTTGCGCGCAACTGCATAATGGCTGTGCTCTGCCTCGTCGCAGTCGCAAATTATATTGACCGGCAAATTGTGGGTATCCTGCTCGAACCGATAAAGCGAGAGTTCGGGGTGTCCGACACCGCCATGGGTTTCCTGACCGGACTGAGGTTCGCTGGCTTTTATGCGGCTGCCGCCATTCCGCTCGCATGGTTGTCTGAACGAAAACCGCGCAGCAAAGTGCTTGCAGGCTGCGTTATTGTCTGGTGCCTTCTGACCGGCCTAGGCGGACTGGCACAGACATTCTGGCAACTTGCCTTCACGCGCGTGGGCGTGGCCGTTTCCGAAAGCGGCGGCATTCCAGCCAGTCACTTGATCACATCGGAGATGTATGAGCCCAATTTGCAGGCGCGCGCCATCGCGGTCCTTTCTGGCGCCCAATCGATCGTTATGGGGCTGGGCTTCGCCCTGGGTGGATGGCTTTCACAGGCATTCGACTGGCGGTTGACGTTTATTCTGGTCGGCGTTCCGGGCCTTCTTCTAGCTCTGCCGCTATTGTTTATGAAGGATATACCGCGCGGCAAGTCGGACAGAATCGCCGAGGCGATAGAGAACATGAGTTTCAAGGAAACATTCAAGACGCTCTAG
- a CDS encoding TonB-dependent receptor has product MQKFMKFALCSTALCGVSAPAFAQGAGAGDNPSQGGLADIVVTARKISESLQDVPIAITAVSDETMRNLQIANYSDLSRITPSLFITRYNSNPASPLITIRGVAQQDVILNIDTPIGVYVDGVYYPHSFGLDASMIDIQRVEVLKGPQGTLFGRNTTGGAISVTSRDPDLNELGGFIDARAGNYGAVNLNAAVNVPLIKDKLALRMVGSQVARDGYGHDSSGRSLNDERSQFIRAKLRWEPSDSLRVVLSGDYQKLTNHGSATHLTGVNDMPSTVANTPAIAGAFRQVAAQSGLTQSNADLLTARNILASYIYGAANGPTNFYDSVSATPQSNFFAGRGQRGYFSGGGVGLDINYDFSDSMTLRSITSFRSFKREDLNELDGTPFNILFADSYSNSDYYAQELQLVGKMERFDWIVGAYANIENAFEGSQSESVPAVNPNNPNNNIAELKQTSEALFAQATYSFTDELRFTGGARYTWESKDNVSGNNVGLARTCSIPVSLLDTPSVCKATFKNNFSDWSYLATLDFKPSERVLLYAKTSRGFKGGGQNIRGSGNIASFAPFAPETVTDYELGFKTDMLNRRLRVNGAVYYSDYNDIQRSARILAPGGAVVSLVTNAAKARIKGAELEVTAQPVPELTLGFSGSVTDAKYKTFNDAQFGDRSREVFPIPKYMYAVTGVYEIPTSNGTVKLAADWSWRSRVVFAPAAIFNSQVAQASYGLLNSRVSYEIEAMGVEIAGFVKNLTKKEYYAASGSFDNSLGFNVNYVGSPRTYGIQVIKRFGGG; this is encoded by the coding sequence ATGCAGAAATTCATGAAATTTGCCTTGTGTTCCACTGCGCTGTGCGGCGTGAGCGCTCCTGCGTTCGCTCAAGGTGCCGGCGCAGGTGATAATCCGAGCCAAGGGGGACTTGCGGATATCGTCGTGACGGCGCGCAAGATCTCCGAAAGCCTTCAAGATGTCCCGATCGCGATCACTGCGGTTTCCGACGAGACAATGCGCAATTTGCAGATTGCAAACTATTCGGACCTGTCGCGGATCACGCCTAGCCTGTTCATTACGCGTTACAATTCCAATCCGGCTTCGCCGCTCATTACGATCCGTGGTGTTGCGCAGCAGGATGTTATCCTGAACATCGACACGCCAATCGGGGTATATGTTGACGGGGTTTATTATCCCCACTCGTTCGGCCTGGACGCGTCAATGATCGATATCCAGCGCGTTGAGGTTCTCAAGGGCCCTCAGGGAACGTTGTTCGGCAGAAACACGACCGGGGGCGCGATTAGCGTCACTTCGCGCGATCCCGATCTGAATGAATTGGGCGGCTTCATCGACGCCAGGGCTGGCAACTACGGAGCGGTCAACCTCAACGCTGCGGTCAATGTGCCATTGATCAAGGACAAGCTTGCTCTGCGTATGGTCGGGTCGCAGGTCGCGCGCGACGGCTATGGCCACGACAGCTCGGGTCGCTCGCTCAATGATGAGCGGTCGCAGTTCATTCGTGCCAAATTGCGATGGGAGCCAAGCGACTCTTTGAGGGTTGTGTTGTCCGGCGATTATCAGAAGCTGACCAACCATGGTTCGGCCACGCATCTGACAGGCGTGAACGACATGCCTTCCACCGTCGCCAACACGCCTGCTATCGCGGGTGCTTTCCGGCAAGTCGCGGCCCAATCGGGCCTGACACAGTCCAATGCCGATCTGCTGACCGCCCGTAATATCCTGGCGAGCTACATATATGGTGCGGCGAATGGACCGACGAACTTCTATGATTCGGTTAGTGCTACACCTCAGTCGAACTTTTTCGCAGGCCGGGGGCAGCGCGGCTATTTCTCTGGCGGCGGCGTCGGGCTCGACATCAATTATGACTTCTCGGACAGCATGACACTCCGGTCGATCACGTCGTTCCGCAGCTTTAAGCGTGAGGATTTGAACGAGCTTGACGGCACGCCTTTTAACATTCTGTTCGCGGACAGCTACAGCAATTCGGACTACTACGCACAGGAACTGCAGCTTGTGGGGAAGATGGAGCGGTTTGACTGGATCGTCGGCGCCTATGCCAATATCGAGAATGCTTTCGAGGGATCGCAATCTGAGTCCGTGCCAGCCGTAAACCCGAACAACCCCAACAATAATATCGCCGAACTAAAGCAGACGAGCGAGGCACTGTTTGCACAGGCAACATATAGCTTTACCGACGAGCTACGGTTTACCGGGGGTGCGCGCTATACTTGGGAAAGTAAGGACAACGTCTCGGGCAACAACGTCGGACTCGCCCGTACCTGCTCGATTCCCGTGTCACTTCTGGATACTCCGAGCGTTTGCAAGGCGACGTTCAAAAACAACTTCTCCGACTGGTCGTACCTCGCCACCCTTGATTTCAAGCCGAGCGAGCGGGTCCTGCTCTACGCGAAGACCTCCCGTGGCTTCAAAGGCGGCGGCCAGAACATCCGGGGTTCGGGTAACATTGCTTCCTTCGCGCCATTTGCCCCCGAGACAGTGACCGACTACGAATTAGGGTTCAAGACGGACATGCTCAACCGCCGGCTTCGGGTTAACGGCGCCGTCTATTATTCCGACTATAACGACATTCAGCGCAGCGCCCGCATATTGGCTCCAGGTGGCGCGGTTGTCTCGCTCGTCACCAATGCTGCCAAGGCCCGCATCAAAGGTGCAGAGCTGGAAGTAACGGCGCAGCCTGTGCCGGAACTGACGCTCGGATTTTCCGGTTCGGTAACAGATGCCAAGTACAAAACGTTCAATGATGCGCAGTTTGGCGACCGTTCCAGAGAAGTGTTCCCGATCCCCAAATATATGTATGCGGTAACAGGCGTATACGAGATCCCAACTTCTAACGGGACGGTAAAGCTCGCGGCTGATTGGTCTTGGCGCAGTCGAGTGGTTTTCGCACCGGCAGCGATTTTCAACAGTCAGGTCGCTCAGGCAAGTTATGGCCTGCTAAATAGCCGGGTTTCCTACGAGATTGAGGCTATGGGTGTTGAAATTGCCGGGTTCGTAAAGAACCTGACCAAGAAGGAATATTACGCGGCCAGTGGGTCCTTCGACAATTCACTGGGCTTCAACGTCAACTATGTCGGTTCCCCACGCACCTATGGGATCCAAGTCATCAAAAGGTTTGGAGGCGGCTGA
- a CDS encoding enoyl-CoA hydratase/isomerase family protein — MGTLERPAFGTPNYETFIYEKSNDGVATITLNRPDRLNSFSRPMGVEFKHVWERVKWDDDVKVVVLQAAGDRAFSTGADVKEGGWADPTISPFDWDDPGESLGPKQNKMWKPMICAVHGMCAAGAFYWVNEADIVICSEDAQFFDPHVTFGMVAAVEPTGLLGRIPYAEIMRMALLGNDERIGAETALRIGLVSEITTRQGLWPRAHELAAIVAQKPLVALQGTVKAVWEARDLPPSIATKMTLSYPQIGNRVAQEGLERSTVPKAKWKLR, encoded by the coding sequence GTGGGCACTTTGGAACGGCCGGCTTTCGGCACTCCCAATTATGAAACCTTTATATATGAAAAATCGAATGATGGCGTCGCAACGATCACCCTTAATCGGCCAGATCGCCTTAACTCCTTCAGCCGCCCGATGGGTGTCGAATTCAAGCACGTCTGGGAGCGCGTCAAGTGGGATGACGACGTAAAGGTCGTCGTCCTCCAGGCGGCAGGCGACCGCGCATTCAGCACCGGGGCGGACGTCAAAGAAGGGGGTTGGGCAGATCCGACGATCAGCCCTTTCGACTGGGACGATCCGGGCGAATCGCTCGGCCCGAAGCAGAATAAGATGTGGAAGCCTATGATCTGCGCCGTGCATGGCATGTGTGCGGCGGGCGCTTTTTACTGGGTCAACGAGGCCGATATCGTAATATGTTCCGAAGACGCGCAGTTCTTCGATCCTCATGTGACATTTGGCATGGTTGCAGCAGTTGAACCGACAGGGTTGCTTGGCCGTATACCTTATGCTGAGATCATGCGGATGGCCTTGCTTGGCAATGATGAACGCATCGGCGCGGAAACGGCGCTTCGCATCGGGCTTGTTAGCGAAATTACAACGCGTCAGGGACTTTGGCCGCGCGCCCATGAACTGGCGGCCATCGTTGCACAAAAGCCCCTGGTGGCACTGCAAGGCACGGTGAAGGCGGTCTGGGAAGCACGGGATCTGCCGCCATCAATCGCGACGAAGATGACGCTCAGTTACCCGCAGATCGGCAATCGCGTTGCGCAGGAAGGACTTGAGCGTAGCACCGTGCCCAAAGCGAAGTGGAAACTGCGCTGA
- a CDS encoding SDR family oxidoreductase — protein MDFGIAGKVALSGGGSKGMGRCISEELAREGAMVVVAARGLEAVEETIRAIHKAGGKATGVSADMSTKDGISKAVAHAKAEYGSPDIVVSNVYGPTHGRWEETKDEDFFDAYKSIVMSQLYLSRMVLPHMKAQRWGRIVCINSIASKEPHRELPLVTANVSRVAATALNKSISDELCRYGITINTIGTGSFATERHISYMRKQALAGVGNFDPDDPNKRDDIPAGRIGDPEEMAAMVAFLCSARASYVTGQFIVVDGGRVRSLV, from the coding sequence ATGGATTTCGGGATCGCGGGGAAAGTCGCACTGAGCGGGGGTGGTAGCAAGGGAATGGGCCGTTGCATTTCCGAAGAGCTAGCACGCGAGGGCGCCATGGTCGTAGTCGCGGCACGCGGCCTTGAGGCCGTTGAGGAGACCATCAGGGCTATCCACAAGGCCGGAGGCAAAGCCACTGGCGTCTCTGCCGATATGAGCACGAAAGACGGCATATCGAAAGCTGTCGCCCATGCAAAGGCTGAATATGGTTCGCCCGATATCGTCGTTTCCAACGTATATGGCCCCACCCACGGCCGCTGGGAAGAGACGAAGGACGAGGATTTCTTCGACGCCTACAAAAGCATAGTGATGAGCCAGCTCTACCTTAGCCGGATGGTGCTGCCGCATATGAAGGCGCAGCGCTGGGGACGGATCGTCTGTATCAACTCAATTGCCTCGAAGGAGCCGCATCGGGAACTCCCCCTGGTGACAGCCAATGTCAGCCGCGTCGCCGCGACGGCCCTCAACAAATCCATCTCCGATGAATTGTGCCGCTATGGCATCACGATCAATACCATCGGTACGGGCAGCTTCGCGACCGAACGGCACATTTCCTACATGCGTAAGCAGGCGTTGGCAGGCGTTGGCAATTTTGATCCCGACGATCCGAATAAGCGCGACGACATCCCCGCTGGCCGGATCGGCGATCCTGAGGAAATGGCGGCAATGGTCGCGTTTCTGTGCTCGGCGCGGGCCAGTTATGTGACAGGGCAGTTCATAGTTGTGGACGGCGGCCGCGTGCGCTCGCTCGTTTGA
- a CDS encoding SDR family NAD(P)-dependent oxidoreductase, whose amino-acid sequence MSRKRALVTGASRGIGKAISLALAAAGYDVVISARTVKSGTNYDNSLTVHKTDMRPLPGSLEETAGEIQKLGGRALTVAADLTDRVSVGACAQRVLDEWGGVDLVVHNGRYIGPGIMDVFLDTPLDAYPKFFEAHCMAPIILTRALLPGMLERGQGDFVNITSSSAYNTPPAPAGKGGWGLGYAVGKASGHPLMGTLHAEFSGKGIRAFNVQPGFVGTERNEIIIADIGRELKNAAPPAAIGAVVVWLLQSGESAQYSGTSVEAQDICLERKLYPSWK is encoded by the coding sequence ATGAGTAGAAAGCGCGCGTTGGTAACCGGTGCAAGCCGGGGCATTGGCAAGGCGATTAGTTTGGCTCTGGCCGCAGCGGGTTATGACGTCGTCATATCCGCGCGAACGGTAAAAAGCGGAACCAACTACGACAATTCGTTGACGGTGCACAAAACCGATATGCGCCCGCTTCCCGGAAGTCTGGAAGAGACGGCTGGCGAAATCCAGAAGCTCGGCGGTCGGGCGCTGACGGTCGCTGCGGACCTTACCGACCGGGTTTCTGTCGGAGCATGCGCGCAGCGTGTTCTTGATGAGTGGGGCGGCGTAGATCTGGTAGTGCATAATGGCCGCTATATCGGTCCGGGCATCATGGACGTCTTCCTCGACACGCCCTTGGACGCCTATCCCAAGTTCTTCGAGGCGCACTGCATGGCCCCGATCATCCTGACGCGCGCGCTCCTGCCCGGAATGCTGGAGCGCGGGCAGGGGGACTTCGTCAATATCACCTCATCCTCTGCCTATAACACGCCGCCCGCACCGGCAGGGAAAGGCGGTTGGGGGCTGGGCTATGCCGTCGGCAAGGCTTCGGGTCACCCCTTGATGGGCACATTGCACGCTGAATTCAGCGGGAAGGGCATTCGCGCCTTCAATGTCCAGCCGGGCTTCGTTGGCACGGAACGCAACGAGATCATAATAGCCGACATCGGCAGGGAGCTGAAAAACGCCGCACCGCCTGCCGCCATTGGCGCCGTTGTGGTGTGGCTTCTGCAAAGCGGGGAAAGCGCGCAATATTCAGGAACTTCCGTCGAGGCACAGGACATCTGCCTTGAGAGAAAACTCTACCCCAGCTGGAAGTGA